One segment of Streptomyces sp. TG1A-8 DNA contains the following:
- a CDS encoding MarR family winged helix-turn-helix transcriptional regulator, which translates to MDHALQPPARLRELASWQAGKVSTLGARLTAQRMPLSARADFAVLAALEEYGALSQAEIGRRLGLDRNDVSGILNRLEGCRRVDRQADPANRRRNVVTLTAAGRQHLEELQQHADAVQAELLAGLDAAERRQLHSLLAKLLDSHKPQPA; encoded by the coding sequence ATGGATCACGCATTGCAACCCCCGGCCCGACTGCGTGAGCTCGCCAGCTGGCAGGCGGGCAAGGTGTCGACGCTCGGCGCTCGGCTGACCGCGCAGCGCATGCCGCTGAGCGCCCGCGCCGACTTCGCCGTCCTGGCGGCACTGGAGGAGTACGGGGCGCTCAGTCAGGCCGAGATCGGCCGCCGCCTCGGCCTTGACCGCAACGACGTCAGCGGCATCCTCAACCGCCTGGAAGGCTGCCGCCGGGTCGACCGGCAGGCCGACCCCGCCAATCGGCGCCGCAACGTCGTCACCCTCACCGCCGCCGGAAGGCAGCACCTCGAGGAACTCCAACAGCACGCCGATGCCGTCCAGGCCGAACTCCTCGCCGGCCTCGACGCCGCGGAACGACGACAGCTTCACTCCCTGCTTGCCAAGCTGCTCGACAGCCACAAGCCGCAACCGGCTTAA
- a CDS encoding SDR family NAD(P)-dependent oxidoreductase — translation MHSNNALPDLSGRRVVVPGGTGAVGEGVVRSYLAAGADVVVPTRTQERAEEFRRVLGDAATDHLHLAVHDYTTFAGAEQLAEEMERRLGGVDDVVAPIGGWWAGKRLWEIDESDWQNAFVGLATAHVAVLRAFLPRLDARGAYTLIVGASAFTPVPGSGLVSMEQAALLMMRQVVEAEVAGQQRVFALVLGPVRTRLVDSGDPDWVSAEQVGAVAVAASAAATVGGLEIRLRSRVEADEALAVLQGDQPIRTGAVVAVSTMEPRNGRREDLLEVLAELAPQIRAEPGCLCTTRYTDHTAMPTDHC, via the coding sequence ATGCACAGCAACAATGCTCTTCCCGATCTGTCCGGTCGCAGGGTCGTCGTTCCGGGCGGCACGGGAGCCGTGGGAGAGGGTGTCGTCCGCAGCTACCTCGCCGCCGGTGCGGACGTCGTTGTCCCGACCCGCACCCAGGAGCGGGCGGAGGAGTTCCGGCGCGTGCTCGGTGACGCGGCGACCGACCACCTGCACCTGGCGGTTCACGACTACACGACGTTCGCCGGCGCCGAGCAGCTTGCCGAGGAGATGGAGCGCAGGCTCGGTGGTGTCGACGACGTGGTGGCCCCGATCGGTGGGTGGTGGGCCGGCAAGCGGCTCTGGGAGATCGACGAGAGCGACTGGCAGAACGCCTTCGTCGGGCTCGCGACCGCGCACGTGGCCGTCCTGCGGGCCTTCCTGCCCAGGCTGGACGCCCGCGGCGCCTACACGTTGATCGTCGGGGCTTCCGCGTTCACGCCAGTTCCCGGTAGCGGCCTGGTCAGCATGGAGCAGGCCGCCCTGCTGATGATGCGGCAGGTGGTCGAGGCCGAGGTGGCAGGACAGCAGCGGGTCTTCGCCCTGGTCCTCGGGCCGGTCAGGACCCGCCTGGTCGACTCCGGCGATCCGGACTGGGTCAGTGCCGAGCAGGTCGGTGCGGTCGCCGTCGCGGCCTCGGCCGCAGCGACAGTGGGCGGCCTGGAGATCCGGCTGCGCAGTCGGGTCGAGGCAGACGAGGCGCTGGCAGTGCTCCAGGGCGACCAGCCGATCAGGACCGGCGCGGTCGTTGCCGTGTCCACGATGGAGCCCAGGAACGGACGGCGCGAGGACCTCCTCGAGGTGCTGGCCGAACTCGCTCCGCAGATCCGCGCCGAACCGGGGTGCCTGTGCACCACTCGGTACACCGACCACACGGCGATGCCGACGGACCACTGCTGA
- a CDS encoding LysR family transcriptional regulator: MELEVRHLRVLCVIADTGSLHKAARQLGMAQPSLSTQLRRIEHALDAQLFVRNRTGCRPTPLGLAVLSRARPLVAEFAAVVTETRAAAARAAGGFHLRIGATASRAIPGWLRRLRARVPRIEPTLQMDVSANSLLTMVAAGRLDVAFVHEVEGSPLRIPPGLCLRVLVEREPQFVTLAADHPAASRRQVRLADLAGDRWMVDSTVDGEWDALCRALRAVGLESEMLHGDYLTAYSLAATGEVVTVSQPIAHPRPDLAIRPLEGDPIGVRLLLAARTEDDLEDAYPELEKSYWAAAREAPAYREWLERARPRAEPEVPDTCGTPDACRDLRAEPARWKRPVAAGPRRP; the protein is encoded by the coding sequence ATGGAGCTCGAGGTGAGGCACCTGCGCGTTCTCTGCGTCATCGCCGACACCGGCAGCCTGCACAAAGCCGCTCGGCAACTCGGCATGGCACAGCCGTCGTTGAGCACCCAATTGCGGCGCATCGAGCACGCGCTCGATGCTCAGCTGTTCGTGCGCAACCGGACCGGCTGCCGTCCCACCCCGTTGGGGCTGGCGGTGCTCAGCCGGGCCAGGCCGCTGGTGGCGGAGTTCGCGGCGGTCGTCACCGAGACCAGGGCGGCGGCCGCCCGGGCCGCCGGCGGCTTCCACCTGCGCATCGGCGCCACGGCGAGCCGGGCCATCCCGGGCTGGCTGCGTCGGCTGCGGGCCCGGGTGCCGCGCATCGAACCGACGCTCCAGATGGACGTGTCCGCCAACTCCCTGCTGACCATGGTCGCCGCGGGCCGGCTCGACGTGGCCTTCGTGCACGAGGTCGAGGGCAGTCCGCTGCGCATTCCGCCGGGCCTGTGCCTGCGCGTACTCGTCGAGCGCGAACCGCAGTTCGTCACGCTCGCCGCAGATCATCCGGCGGCGTCGCGGCGGCAGGTGCGGCTCGCCGACCTGGCCGGCGACCGCTGGATGGTCGACTCCACGGTCGACGGCGAGTGGGACGCCCTGTGCCGGGCGCTGCGCGCGGTGGGCCTGGAGTCGGAGATGCTGCACGGCGACTACCTCACGGCTTACTCACTGGCCGCCACCGGTGAGGTGGTCACGGTCAGTCAGCCCATCGCCCACCCCCGCCCCGACCTGGCGATCCGCCCCCTGGAGGGCGACCCGATCGGCGTACGCCTGCTGCTCGCGGCCCGTACGGAGGACGATTTGGAGGACGCGTACCCGGAGCTGGAGAAGTCCTACTGGGCGGCGGCCCGTGAGGCGCCGGCCTACCGGGAATGGCTGGAGCGGGCGCGTCCGCGCGCCGAGCCGGAGGTCCCGGACACGTGCGGCACACCGGACGCGTGCCGCGACCTGCGCGCGGAGCCGGCGCGGTGGAAGCGGCCCGTGGCGGCCGGTCCGCGAAGACCGTAG
- the snpA gene encoding snapalysin — protein MASFRTRNGSKNPRRLLALALGLGLASAALGTAGPASAQGTAPAPARSVTAGYVGSAQGTADKAFFDAVLKSVAKRQAGQPSLKAVTVYYNASQAPSFRTQISSAASIWNSSVTNVKLQATSGSGDFNYYEGNDSRGSYASTNGHGSGYIFLDYAQNQQYDSIRVTAHETGHVLGLPDHYSGPCSELMSGGGPGPSCTNRYPNATERSRVNQLWANGLAKALAEVKKAG, from the coding sequence ATGGCATCCTTCCGCACGCGCAACGGTTCGAAGAACCCCAGGAGACTCCTGGCCCTCGCGCTCGGCCTCGGCCTGGCCTCCGCCGCACTCGGCACCGCCGGCCCGGCGAGCGCGCAGGGCACCGCCCCGGCCCCGGCCCGCTCGGTCACCGCCGGCTACGTGGGCTCGGCGCAGGGCACCGCCGACAAGGCGTTCTTCGACGCCGTGCTGAAGTCGGTCGCGAAGCGGCAGGCCGGCCAGCCGTCCCTGAAGGCGGTGACCGTCTACTACAACGCCTCCCAGGCGCCGAGCTTCCGTACCCAGATATCGAGCGCCGCCTCCATCTGGAACAGCTCCGTGACGAACGTCAAGCTCCAGGCGACGTCGGGCAGCGGCGACTTCAACTACTACGAGGGCAACGACTCGCGCGGGTCCTACGCCTCCACCAACGGCCACGGCAGCGGCTACATCTTCCTGGACTACGCGCAGAACCAGCAGTACGACTCGATCCGCGTCACCGCCCACGAGACCGGCCACGTGCTGGGCCTGCCGGACCACTACAGCGGCCCGTGCAGCGAGCTGATGTCGGGCGGCGGCCCCGGCCCGTCCTGCACCAACCGGTACCCGAACGCCACCGAGCGCTCGCGGGTCAACCAGTTGTGGGCCAACGGCCTGGCCAAGGCCCTCGCCGAGGTGAAGAAGGCGGGCTGA
- a CDS encoding DUF4097 family beta strand repeat-containing protein, with product MTAVLAALPAAVSCAGHGDEGSGGGAGTEAPVFGAPGNNLIITTDDGLRLRPTDGDRATVDDRVEHRWSHRDHTWTLDLSCADRSPDGGPCPRMPRVGVPGGVGVTVTARNAGIDVAGIAAALDLTTVNGDVTVTRSGRGAAAVRLSTHNGSVRTSALAAGRLTGATTNGDVVLACVTAPSGVTATTTNGSVDVTVPHDSPAYRVTAGTENGRATVAAPARNTGRGPAMTLTTVNGDVDVRRD from the coding sequence TTGACCGCCGTACTGGCGGCGCTACCCGCCGCCGTGTCGTGCGCGGGCCACGGGGACGAGGGGTCCGGCGGCGGGGCCGGGACGGAAGCCCCGGTCTTCGGGGCACCGGGGAACAACCTCATCATCACCACCGACGACGGGCTGCGACTGCGCCCCACCGACGGCGACCGGGCCACCGTGGACGACCGCGTCGAGCACCGCTGGTCCCACCGCGACCACACCTGGACCCTCGACCTGTCCTGCGCCGACCGCAGCCCGGACGGGGGTCCGTGCCCCCGTATGCCCCGGGTCGGCGTCCCCGGCGGAGTCGGCGTCACCGTGACCGCCCGCAACGCCGGCATCGACGTCGCGGGCATCGCCGCCGCCCTGGACCTGACGACCGTCAACGGCGACGTGACGGTGACGCGTTCCGGCCGCGGCGCCGCCGCGGTGCGGCTGTCCACCCACAACGGCTCGGTGCGCACCTCCGCCCTCGCCGCGGGCCGGCTGACCGGCGCGACCACCAACGGGGACGTCGTCCTGGCGTGTGTCACCGCGCCGTCCGGCGTCACCGCGACCACCACCAACGGCTCGGTCGACGTCACCGTTCCGCACGACAGCCCCGCGTACCGGGTCACCGCGGGCACCGAGAACGGCCGCGCCACCGTGGCCGCCCCCGCACGGAACACCGGTCGCGGCCCCGCCATGACACTGACCACGGTCAACGGCGACGTCGACGTGCGCAGGGACTGA
- a CDS encoding endo-1,4-beta-xylanase, whose product MIRKGRGGVRSALSAAAVGLLAAAAIPALAHQAAAADTLGSAAAGKGRYFGTAVAVSHLGESAYAGTLDREFTAVTPENEMKWDATESSRGTFTFGSADQIVSHAQAHSMKVRGHTLVWYSQLPSWVSSLSATDLRTAMNNHITQVMQHYKGKIYAWDVVNEAFQDGGSGARRSSPFQDKLGNGYIEEAFRTARAVDPNAKLCYNDYNTDGVNAKSNAVYNMVKDFKSRGVPIDCVGFQSHFNSASPVPSDYQANLQRFADLGVDVQITELDIEGSGTAQATNYSNVVRACLAVSRCTGLTVWGITDKYSWRSSGTPLLFDSNYNNKPAYDAVLSALGGSGSGGGDGGGGGTGATCSTSYTRTQEWSDRFNGQVTVTAGSAPISGWSVTVTLTSPQKISTTWNGSPTWDSSGNVMTMRPNGNGTLSAGASTSFGFTVMKNGSSAAPVIGACTAS is encoded by the coding sequence ATGATCAGAAAAGGACGGGGCGGTGTCCGCTCCGCGCTGAGCGCGGCCGCGGTCGGCCTGCTCGCCGCGGCGGCGATCCCGGCCCTCGCGCACCAGGCCGCCGCGGCCGACACGCTCGGCTCGGCCGCGGCCGGCAAGGGACGCTACTTCGGCACCGCCGTGGCCGTGAGCCACCTGGGCGAGTCGGCCTACGCCGGCACGCTGGACCGGGAGTTCACCGCGGTGACCCCGGAGAACGAGATGAAGTGGGACGCCACCGAGAGCAGCCGGGGCACGTTCACCTTCGGCTCCGCCGACCAGATCGTCAGCCACGCGCAGGCCCACAGCATGAAGGTCCGCGGGCACACGCTCGTGTGGTACTCGCAGCTGCCGTCATGGGTGTCGAGCCTGTCGGCGACCGACCTGCGCACGGCCATGAACAACCACATCACCCAGGTCATGCAGCACTACAAGGGCAAGATCTACGCCTGGGACGTGGTCAACGAGGCCTTCCAGGACGGCGGCAGCGGTGCCCGGCGCAGCTCGCCGTTCCAGGACAAGCTGGGCAACGGCTACATCGAGGAGGCGTTCCGCACCGCCCGCGCCGTCGACCCGAACGCCAAGCTCTGCTACAACGACTACAACACCGACGGCGTCAACGCGAAGAGCAATGCCGTCTACAACATGGTCAAGGACTTCAAGTCCCGTGGCGTGCCCATCGACTGCGTGGGCTTCCAGTCGCACTTCAACAGCGCCTCCCCGGTGCCGTCCGACTACCAGGCCAACCTGCAGCGCTTCGCCGACCTCGGCGTCGACGTGCAGATCACCGAACTGGACATCGAGGGCTCCGGCACCGCGCAGGCCACCAATTACTCGAACGTGGTGCGGGCCTGCCTCGCGGTCAGCCGCTGCACCGGCCTGACCGTGTGGGGCATCACCGACAAGTACTCCTGGCGCAGCAGCGGCACCCCCCTGCTGTTCGACTCCAACTACAACAACAAGCCCGCCTACGACGCCGTCCTGTCCGCCCTCGGCGGCTCGGGCTCCGGTGGCGGGGACGGCGGGGGCGGCGGCACCGGCGCCACGTGCAGCACGTCGTACACCAGGACCCAGGAGTGGAGCGACCGCTTCAACGGCCAGGTCACGGTCACGGCGGGCTCGGCGCCGATCAGCGGCTGGAGCGTGACGGTCACCCTGACGTCCCCGCAGAAGATCTCCACGACCTGGAACGGCTCCCCCACCTGGGACAGCAGCGGCAACGTCATGACGATGCGGCCGAACGGCAACGGCACGCTGTCGGCGGGCGCCTCGACCAGTTTCGGGTTCACCGTCATGAAGAACGGCAGCTCCGCGGCACCGGTGATCGGGGCCTGTACGGCCTCCTGA
- a CDS encoding DUF4232 domain-containing protein, giving the protein MTQHQSRTPRTATATRTGRRRPHLVRATLAATTVAALGVAGAGAAQAAGAATATATPTCSVSGLSASFGESLAGGMNHQGVVVKLRNTSARTCLLRGYPGLGLEDSAHRTLHSTTHWGDTWYTRSPAKSTLTLRKGQSAEAVISWTHANTGTPDAVHAAYLQITPPAATGHKTLGFPQWVDSGDLRVTALAYRVHVDG; this is encoded by the coding sequence ATGACCCAGCACCAGAGCCGCACGCCTCGGACCGCCACGGCCACCCGCACCGGCCGGCGCCGCCCGCACCTCGTACGCGCGACGCTCGCCGCGACCACCGTCGCCGCACTGGGCGTCGCGGGCGCGGGCGCCGCGCAGGCCGCCGGGGCGGCCACCGCGACCGCGACGCCCACCTGCTCCGTGTCCGGCCTGAGCGCCTCGTTCGGCGAGAGCCTGGCCGGTGGCATGAACCACCAGGGCGTGGTGGTCAAGCTCCGGAACACCAGCGCCCGCACCTGCCTGCTGCGGGGGTACCCGGGCCTCGGCCTGGAGGACTCCGCCCACCGGACGCTGCACTCGACCACCCACTGGGGCGACACCTGGTACACCAGGAGCCCCGCCAAGTCCACGCTGACCCTCCGGAAGGGGCAGAGCGCCGAGGCGGTCATATCCTGGACGCACGCCAACACCGGCACGCCCGACGCCGTCCACGCCGCGTACCTCCAGATCACCCCGCCGGCCGCGACCGGCCACAAGACCCTCGGGTTCCCGCAGTGGGTCGACAGCGGCGACCTCCGGGTCACCGCCCTCGCCTACCGGGTGCACGTCGACGGCTGA
- a CDS encoding ferredoxin has protein sequence MSWHLQVAPDRCIGSGMCAGAAPDLFTLNGDDRARPVSERIPEGDDRALEASDICPMLAITVRDAAGKEIGPREE, from the coding sequence ATGAGCTGGCACCTGCAGGTCGCCCCCGACCGCTGCATCGGCTCCGGCATGTGCGCCGGCGCCGCCCCGGACCTGTTCACCCTGAACGGCGACGATCGCGCACGCCCGGTGAGCGAGCGCATCCCGGAGGGCGACGACCGGGCCCTGGAGGCCTCCGACATCTGCCCGATGCTGGCGATCACCGTCCGGGACGCGGCGGGGAAGGAGATCGGGCCCCGGGAGGAGTGA
- a CDS encoding cytochrome P450 — MTTADHAPLAYPFNSSRGLALSEAYGRARDTPGLLRVQMPYGEPAWLATRYADARLVLGDQRFSRALGREHDEPRASAGRRDSGILSMDPPDHTRLRSLVAKAFTVRQVEKLRPQVRQLTSTLLDGMEAAGPPADLVDRYALPIPVAVICRLLGVPEEDRPRFREWSDAALSTSSLTAEEFHRNRDELRAYMARLITGHREQPRDDLMTALIEARDHGDRLSELELVDLCVGILVAGHETTATQIPNFVLTLLDHPGQLSRLRAEPALITGAVEELLRFVPLGSGAGQPRYATQDVEVGGTLVRAGEPVLVAIGAANRDALRFTAAGTLDISRTGNPHLGFGHGVHHCLGAPLARLELQEAIGALVARFPRLHLAGDITWKTEMLVRGPRVMPVGW; from the coding sequence AGCGTACGGACGAGCCCGCGACACCCCGGGCCTCTTACGCGTCCAGATGCCCTACGGGGAGCCTGCCTGGCTCGCCACCCGCTACGCGGACGCCCGGCTGGTCCTCGGCGACCAGCGCTTCAGCCGGGCGCTGGGCCGCGAACACGACGAGCCGCGCGCCTCCGCCGGCAGGCGGGACAGCGGGATCCTGAGCATGGACCCGCCCGACCACACCCGGCTGCGCTCGCTGGTCGCCAAGGCGTTCACGGTGCGCCAGGTCGAGAAGCTCCGCCCCCAGGTCAGGCAGCTGACATCCACCCTGCTGGACGGGATGGAGGCGGCGGGCCCGCCGGCCGACCTGGTCGACCGCTACGCCCTGCCCATTCCGGTCGCGGTGATCTGCCGTCTCCTCGGCGTGCCCGAGGAGGACCGTCCGCGGTTCCGCGAGTGGAGCGACGCCGCCCTGTCCACCAGCTCGCTCACCGCCGAGGAGTTCCACCGCAACCGCGACGAGCTGCGCGCGTACATGGCCCGGCTGATCACCGGGCACCGCGAGCAGCCCCGGGACGACCTCATGACGGCACTGATCGAGGCACGCGATCACGGCGACCGGCTGTCCGAGCTGGAACTCGTCGATCTGTGCGTCGGCATCCTCGTCGCCGGCCACGAGACCACCGCCACCCAGATCCCCAACTTCGTGCTCACCCTCCTCGACCACCCCGGGCAGCTGTCCCGCCTGCGCGCCGAGCCCGCGCTCATCACGGGCGCGGTCGAGGAACTGCTGCGGTTCGTCCCCCTGGGCAGCGGAGCCGGCCAGCCCCGCTACGCCACACAGGACGTCGAGGTCGGCGGCACCCTGGTGCGGGCCGGGGAGCCGGTGCTGGTCGCCATCGGCGCGGCCAACCGCGACGCGCTGCGCTTCACCGCCGCCGGCACGCTCGACATCTCCCGCACCGGCAACCCCCACCTGGGCTTCGGCCACGGCGTCCACCACTGCCTCGGTGCGCCCCTGGCCCGCCTCGAACTCCAGGAGGCCATCGGCGCGCTGGTCGCCCGGTTCCCCCGGCTGCACCTGGCCGGTGACATCACCTGGAAGACCGAGATGCTGGTGCGCGGCCCCCGCGTCATGCCGGTGGGGTGGTGA